From Carassius auratus strain Wakin chromosome 22, ASM336829v1, whole genome shotgun sequence, a single genomic window includes:
- the LOC113040653 gene encoding homeobox protein Nkx-3.1-like: MAASNKQLTSFFIEDILCLKEDQKDDSCESERDRDDGTDGRTDAEDFSVYRSSEDKAVSSAEMRGGGKKKRSRAAFTHLQVLELEKKFSRQRYLSAPERAHLASALHLTETQVKIWFQNRRYKTKRRQLTTEHSKDYFQKSDATAMAATEEDFFRASLLATVYKSYPYRPYVYNLHGLSVWRPAL; the protein is encoded by the exons ATGGCGGCTTCAAACAAACAGCTGACGTCGTTTTTCATAGAGGACATTTTATGCTTAAAAGAAGATCAAAAAGATGACTCCTGCGAATCTGAGCGCGACAGAGACGACGGCACAGACGGACGAACAG ATGCAGAGGATTTCTCGGTCTATCGGAGCTCTGAGGATAAAGCAGTGTCGTCCGCAGAGATGCGAGGCGGCGGAAAAAAGAAGCGCTCGCGCGCCGCGTTCACGCACCTGCAGGTGCTGGAGCTCGAGAAGAAGTTCAGCCGTCAGCGGTACCTGAGCGCGCCCGAGCGCGCGCACCTCGCCAGCGCGCTGCACCTGACGGAGACTCAGGTCAAAATCTGGTTCCAGAACAGGAGATATAAAACCAAACGGAGGCAGTTAACGACAGAGCACAGCAAGGACTACTTTCAGAAATCAGACGCCACCGCTATGGCTGCAACAGAGGAGGACTTTTTTAGAGCTTCACTTTTAGCGACAGTCTACAAATCCTATCCATACCGGCCTTATGTGTACAACTTACACGGACTGAGTGTATGGAGACCAGCACTGTGA
- the LOC113039678 gene encoding homeobox protein Nkx-2.5-like — translation MLPSPVTSTPFSVKDILKLEQQHALHPSGLMGVEQDTVPLQSLQLQCMHSTLSRSLELLYSPDTHSVTAGALDPDHCDIVRSSCGSPTEEEMDPSEETSMCQFDDSGYTDRKEERAVEKPKQRLRRKPRVLFSQTQVFELERRFKQQRYLSAPERDHLAHVLKLTSTQVKIWFQNRRYKCKRQRQDRSLELAGPRRVAVPVLVRDGKPCHAAPYNVTVSYPYNNYYNSYGNNPYHCNFTSVPPFANTSQIPNHFVDMNLATGGVDGIRTW, via the exons ATGCTTCCGAGTCCTGTGACCTCCACTCCGTTTTCGGTAAAGGACATCCTCAAACTGGAGCAGCAGCATGCTCTGCACCCCAGTGGATTGATGGGTGTTGAGCAGGACACTGTCCCGCTGCAGTCGCTTCAGCTTCAGTGCATGCACAGCACACTGAGCCGGAGCCTGGAGCTCCTCTACAGCCCCGACACACACAGCGTGACCGCCGGGGCCCTGGATCCAGACCACTGCGACATCGTCAGAAGCTCCTGCGGATCTCCAACGGAGGAGGAGATGGACCCGAGCGAAGAAACAA GCATGTGTCAATTTGACGATTCGGGTTATACTGATAGAAAAGAAGAAAGAGCCGTGGAGAAGCCGAAGCAGAGGCTGCGCAGGAAACCTCGCGTGCTCTTCTCTCAGACTCAGGTGTTTGAGCTGGAGAGACGCTTCAAGCAGCAGAGGTACCTGTCAGCACCCGAGCGAGACCACCTGGCTCACGTGCTGAAGCTCACCTCGACACAGGTCAAAATCTGGTTCCAGAACCGGAGGTACAAGTGTAAGAGACAGCGGCAGGACAGAAGTCTGGAGCTGGCCGGTCCACGGAGGGTGGCGGTGCCCGTGCTGGTGCGGGACGGCAAGCCCTGTCACGCAGCTCCGTACAACGTCACCGTGTCATATCCCTACAATAACTATTACAACAGCTATGGAAATAACCCATACCACTGTAACTTCACTTCTGTACCACCGTTTGCCAACACAAGTCAAATACCCAACCACTTTGTGGATATGAATTTGGCGACGGGAGGAGTGGATGGGATCAGGACTTGGTGA